Part of the Triplophysa rosa linkage group LG21, Trosa_1v2, whole genome shotgun sequence genome is shown below.
AGGACCttgactaactaacactaaactagacaatacttgacaaaggctaaactaaacacttactaagacaggggaTTCACACGGCAAACAGGACCACAGGACACGGCAAACATGGAGCACATGAAACGTAAGGAAGACATCAATGCAGGTAAGCACAACAAAcgtacacagtacaatccacgagcaacaagacaatgaaacaagagggcattaaataggcaagacaaaagatggataattacacagggcaggtgaggaacatgagacacgggaggaaagcaatacatgagacgagaggggcggggccaaagacaagacacgagaaaacacatgagaagtaaaaacaaacaactcatggttttctcatataaaacctaaggctttgtcatggctctgccacaggaccaagaaaaacatgactaaatgaagcagagccatgacagagcCTCCACGaacagctgtgaaaaaactgttctattggagtcaacggagttgacgcgactctctctctctctcaatggctctgggaaAAACTAATGTTCCATAACGTTATAAATCTGATTCATAAACAGAATTAAGATTAGTCAGAGAAGCCACAAAGTTAAAGAGCAGGACACCCCAATTTTGTTTACAGTTTAACTAAAATGTTGTTTACAAACACTGTTAACCACAAGAAAGATGAGGGATAACATATGATAGGGACATCCTTTGAAATAGTAGTCAGCATTTGTATACTGTTTATTGGTGTGGTGATAATTTCAAATAGACCACTAATTGttcatcattttaaatactgtataaggCCTAGATTACTCTCCAATTAACTAATATAAAATGCAACCttataatttaaatacattgtttGACATAGGCTACTTAAACTTTGATGTTTACCTGACAATTACCTGACAATTTCACTTTATCAGATGcatcaaaagatgcattctatctaaaagcgaatgctcacccagacctgcctgaaacacctcgtgtaaccacacccccacaaatctacatcagttcgtggtatgttCTGATttagaccgcccaaatgtatacgcaagtaaggtgggcgtacctgtcagtacaattgctttggaacatgatgttccgaatatggtaagaggcgttacatttccgtcacacgcttgcagtatttgaccaatcactacgcattggttaactggccaatcatagcacaactGGCTTTTCAGtgagatgagctttgtaaaataatctgcgtttcagagaggcggggctaaaaggagatacaaacatgcacgctatgtggaaaatacagagtttttgaaccttaaattgtgtatacacattgcattacatctaaaacaaacgaaaataaaacgaataatattcgtttaagccgtgtcatatgacccctttaaaacaataaacctTTAAAATTATCCACCTAAATAAGCAGTCTCTCTGTCTCCTCTTCTCTTTATATACATTAATTTGTACATTTAGGTTTGCTGTTAACAActacattaaatacatttattttaccttaccatgaaaaaatactgataCTTATTCAAATACTGATACATTAGTATTAAAAGTAATATATAACAGTgacagcaataaaataattatgatctCATTTTATCAAAGGTGGTACTttatctgaaaagtttgagaatcaGTTACTGTATTTAAAGCATGCAGTATATTTCGATGACATCTGTAAACATTGCATTTTACACAATATATGATTATTGTTATAAGTTAAAATGTATTCACTTGCTGCCGTCTTCATGGacaataacagaaacaaaagaaatGGCATTGGCATTGCCAGGGCATCTTGTGTCACACATCTGATTGGGATTGGGAGATTGGGCTTCCATGTGTAACGTAGTTACATTCTCTATAGCAAATAATTATAGTTTTTCATTGAAATGTAAAGAATAAAAAGAATAACATTAGTTCATGTCAATCTGTGAAGcagtttttaaaatgacatttattaatattgtatcatattaaaacattcaaatgtaCATGTAGTTATTTAATTTCATGCTCAAATACTCAGCTTTCCCTTTTATAATAAGACACAAGAACATCCTACAGTACTCTCTATTGCCATCCTGATCATCTCTGCACTTGAATGTGAGTTTACTCTGGAATTAAAAGGAGAGCAGAACATGTTCAAAGTGCTGTGCAAAATATTTGATAGTAAATACTATACTGACCTAATGTGAATTTACCAGCAATTTTGGTAATTAGCTAAATTCAGTGCATAAAAGTGTTTTTCaataatttgaataaaaaatctgcAAGCATTTATTAAATCTACTTTTGAAAAAAGGGCAGATTTGTCAAAAACGAGAAAATGGCTTGGTGCCAAAATATATAATGATTCAACTCTAtccaacaaaaataaataaatacataaaacccATTTAAAATTTAGTAAGCAAACCAGAAGggaaaatgttatttgtatcaaaaagtttaaaaattaaaagattTCTTCcatctttatattttaaaatatatatgcaaTACTGATGGGTTGATGCATTCTAAAATATCAATTTTGATAAGGCCAAATTACATTGAAATGGTCTGTTGACATAAAGCGATCGTGTGCATACATAAAAAACATAGCTGTTCTAAAAAGCTGCAAGTGTAGTGTTACATGCATAAATGTCTAGCTGTATTTTGTGCCTTTAAAGGATTTATTTCGTTCACTTAACTGCTAGTGAGTCAAAGGCAactgaatgtaaacataaatgTAGTTTAGAGTCATTTCTGCTCACCCTGACTGCATAGGGTTCAAGGCAACACATGCTATTTAAAGCAATGGATATTAGTGGTGTTAAAATTGAGGCTACTTTTATTGCTGTCACAAGCATTGTCTGAGTGTTGTTTAAGGCAAACGTAAGGCACAAATATATTGTAACTCTACTAAGTGGTTCCAAATGTTTTGCGAGTTTCACCAAAACCCagtgaaaatgataaaatgtgCCCATGTGCCCTTTAAAATGATTGTTCTAGGCAACTTGTGCATTATATGAGTTAGTATTAATTCCACAGGATTTCTTCGCACACTATCATACATATTGCTTTCAAAAACATCATAACTGCGAACAGTaacgtaaaaaaaaacaatccctAACATCCTACACCCGAATGCCTATGAGGCATCTTCACTTTTGCTCTTAGCCCTAACCGCCCCCTCGCTGTCCTCAATGCTTTCTTTAATTAAACACTCCTTTAAGTTGGGTTGACTCCCAGTATCAATCCCCTGCTCCTGAATCTCCTGCAGTAGAGCCTCCCAGCGTCTCTTGTCCTTTGAGATCTTCCAGGACAGTCTAACGTTACACTGAAGAAGAGGGATGAGCAGAGGATGCAACTGGTGTTGCTGCAAGGCCTCCTGGGAAGGCGCCAGATCCTGCAGGGCTCGGTCTCAGTGTTCCTGAGCCTCACTAAGCTGTTCTACATCCTGGAAGCAGCTGACCAAAGCAGAGAGCGTGAAGAACCAATGAACCCTCTGGAAATGGTTTTGCTGGAGGAGTTGATGACATCCTAACTTCTCCTGGAGTCTCAGAGCATTGAGAAGAGAACCCAGGGATTCTTGGTAGCGGCCCACGCGCATCAGCATCTGGCCAGCACGTAGATCGCCCAGGTAGAAGAACTCAACAAATGTGGGTGTGGTCCGTAGTTCTGGAAGGGAGTACAGGTGGCTCAAGTATTGCTCAAAGGCCCGGCTGCGCTTGGCAATGGTCTCGGCGACAAAGTTTTTGCGCAGCTTTTTGCGAGGGAAGTAAACGCCGTCCATCTCGTCCCCGTGACGGCGACGCAAGCGGCTGTGTAGCCGTTCGAAGTCGGTGTAGCGGCGCGTGATGACTGCGGGAGTTTTGTCGAACGTGCCAGAATGGATGACGTGAATGGTGTAAAGCTACAGAAAAAGAACTCGTAAGTAGGTAGTTGACAATTTACAAAGAAAAAGTTGAatcacattctttaaaaataacattgtattttaaatttagTCTAGGAGGTATAAATTAATAGTAAT
Proteins encoded:
- the snx21 gene encoding LOW QUALITY PROTEIN: sorting nexin-21 (The sequence of the model RefSeq protein was modified relative to this genomic sequence to represent the inferred CDS: substituted 1 base at 1 genomic stop codon) → MASKLFDRLRRTLFKEGELPSETDGKDDFPESSELEDDTDCVSARLSGTLCFEGDGVLESEDAGDASGPDSDSDFFGESLDNACSSTDASPMGPSPKGSNMITRQLQENWRASRARCIPEKVIFEVTDASVVHETNSKYVLYTIHVIHSGTFDKTPAVITRRYTDFERLHSRLRRRHGDEMDGVYFPRKKLRKNFVAETIAKRSRAFEQYLSHLYSLPELRTTPTFVEFFYLGDLRAGQMLMRVGRYQESLGSLLNALRLQEKLGCHQLLQQNHFQRVHWFFTLSALVSCFQDVEQLSEAQEHXDRALQDLAPSQEALQQHQLHPLLIPLLQCNVRLSWKISKDKRRWEALLQEIQEQGIDTGSQPNLKECLIKESIEDSEGAVRAKSKSEDAS